In Stomoxys calcitrans chromosome 2, idStoCalc2.1, whole genome shotgun sequence, the following proteins share a genomic window:
- the LOC106089948 gene encoding exosome complex exonuclease RRP44, with translation MQTIREFTRKTKRGNILKIVREHYLRIDLGCGSDICHRCQQEEDGIPLRSDRMNRSSLFDFPHYVVLDTNVVLQQIDVLEEDAIRNVIVLSTVMQEVKHCSTVIYKRFHEVVQHKPRGFFVFVNEHHKDTYVERKPGETSNDRNDRAIRFATSWYDGHILDVQQSSTKKLKDKQMTRVVLITDDAANKEMAEKEGILVATAEEYIKSLIDYPLLIDKYARKDIEKDRDSQMPMFPVHLSMNEIIEGVRNQRLLQGQFQASRENYLEGSVFIEGYENPILLQGRESLNRAVDGDLVAIELFPESKWSAPSEIVLEEAETIDVGEEAENEQPEDILAVAALKAAAGNEKRPTGKVVGIIRRKRRQYCGILQPAQLQGATKHIFIPADRKIPRVRIETRQADKLQNQRIIVAIDTWPRSSRYPHGHFVRSLGALGDVETENEVILLEHDVPHSKFSEEVLSFLPKMPWTITPDDYAARVDLRDIDICSVDPPGCTDIDDALHCRDLPNGNLEVGVHIADVSHFIRPGNALDKEAASRGTTVYLVGKRIDMVPELLSSNLCSLLGGVERFAFSCIWEMDHEANIISKKFHKSVIKSKSAMTYEMAQIIIDDKTQNNAIARSLRNLNKLAKILKKRRMDNGALVLASPEIRFQVDSETHEPLEVEAKQMRDTNSMVEEFMLLANITVAEHIANEFPECAMLRRHPRPAPSNFEPLIKAARHQNFEICCDTGLEFSKSLDLCVKPDNPYFNTMIRILATRCMMQALYFISGTLQKDQFEHYGLAASIYTHFTSPIRRYSDIIVHRLLAASIGADSTYAQLLDKNANAELCHNLNYRHKMAQYAGRASVALNTHLFFKGKVQDEEGYVLFVRKNALQVLIPKFGLEGTIFLNALKEDQKKSPNGVVFTFNEEDYTQRCGDVVFHAFDPVTVRLSLDSSNVQHEKLVFQLVKPYIKGFSVEENTNDDKNTLVDVEMATAAPPQKKMKKSKQNKNK, from the exons ATGCAAACAATACGAGAGTTTACTCGGAAAACTAAAAGGGGCAACATATTAAAA ATTGTCCGTGAGCATTATTTGCGTATTGACTTGGGATGCGGCTCCGATATATGTCACCGTTGCCAGCAAGAGGAGGATGGTATTCCACTCCGTAGTGATCGCATGAATCGTAGTAGCCTTTTTGATTTCCCTCACTATGTTGTGCTTGATACTAATGTGGTACTGCAGCAGATCGATGTTCTGGAGGAAGATGCTATACGCAATGTTATAGTTCTGTCAACCGTCATGCAAGAAGTAAAACATTGCAGCACTGTGATCTATAAAAGGTTTCACGAAGTTGTCCAGCATAAACCACGTGGTTTCTTTGTGTTTGTCAATGAACATCACAA GGACACCTATGTTGAGAGGAAACCTGGTGAAACTTCCAATGACCGCAATGATCGTGCTATACGTTTTGCCACCTCATGGTACGATGGCCATATTTTGGATGTGCAACAATCATCAACGAAAAAGCTGAAAGATAAGCAAATGACAAGAGTAGTATTAATCACTGATGATGCTGCTAACAAAGAAATGGCCGAAAAAGAAGGTATCCTAGTAGCCACAGCTGAGGAATACATTAAATCCCTTATTGACTATCCCTTGTTAATTGACAAGTATGCTCGTAAGGATATTGAAAAGGATCGTGATTCACAAATGCCTATGTTCCCGGTGCATTTAAGTATGAATGAAATCATCGAAGGTGTACGAAATCAAAGACTTTTACAAGGCCAATTTCAAGCATCCAGGGAAAATTATCTAGAAGGTTCCGTCTTCATAGAGGGATATGAAAATCCA ATACTCTTACAAGGCCGAGAGTCTTTAAATCGAGCAGTAGATGGTGATCTGGTGGCTATTGAATTATTTCCGGAATCCAAGTGGTCGGCACCTAGTGAAATTGTTTTGGAGGAAGCTGAAACTATTGATGTGGGAGAAGAGGCCGAAAATGAACAACCCGAAGATATCTTGGCCGTTGCTGCATTAAAAGCTGCAGCTGGCAATGAAAAACGTCCTACTGGCAAAGTTGTGGGCATAATCAGACGTAAACGTCGCCAATATTGCGGAATATTGCAGCCGGCACAATTACAGGGTGCAACGAAGCATATATTCATACCAGCGGACCGTAAAATACCTCGTGTACGCATTGAAACCAGACAAGCTGATAAGCTACAAAATCAGCGCATCATAGTTGCCATTGATACCTGGCCACGTTCCTCTAGATATCCGCATGGCCACTTTGTGCGCTCACTGGGAGCTTTGGGTGATGTGGAGACTGAGAATGAGGTCATTCTGTTGGAACACGATGTGCCACATAGCAAATTCTCGGAAGAAGTTCTAAGTTTCTTACCCAAAATGCCTTGGACTATAACGCCCGAT gATTATGCTGCACGTGTCGATTTAAGAGATATTGACATTTGTTCTGTCGATCCACCTGGTTGCACAGATATTGATGATGCCTTACATTGTCGTGATTTACCCAACGGCAATTTGGAGGTGGGAGTTCATATAGCCGATGTTAGTCATTTTATTCGTCCCGGCAATGCTTTGGATAAAGAGGCTGCATCTCGCGGCACTACTGTCTATTTGGTTGGCAAGCGCATAGATATGGTACCAGAACTGCTAAGCTCAAATCTTTGCTCCTTGCTAGGGGGTGTGGAAAGATTTGCCTTTTCCTGCATTTGGGAAATGGATCATGAGGCGAATATAATTAGCAAAAAATTCCATAAGAGTGTCATTAAATCCAAATCAGCTATGACATATGAAATGGCACAAATCATCATAGATGATAAAACGCAGAACAATGCAATAGCAAGATCTTTGCGCAATTTAAATAAGTTGGCAAAGATATTAAAAAAGCGGAGAATGGACAATGG AGCTTTGGTTTTGGCTTCTCCTGAAATACGTTTCCAGGTGGACAGTGAGACTCATGAGCCCTTGGAGGTAGAAGCAAAACAAATGCGTGATACCAACTCAATGGTAGAGGAATTCATGTTGCTGGCCAATATAACAGTGGCCGAACATATTGCCAATGAATTTCCCGAATGTGCTATGCTGAGAAGACATCCAAGGCCAGCACCTAGCAATTTTGAGCCGCTTATAAAAGCCGCCCGTCATCAAAACTTTGAAATTTGTTGCGATACTGGATTAGAGTTTTCCAAGTCATTGGATTTGTGTGTTAAACCGGACAATCCATACTTTAATACAATGATACGTATTCTGGCTACTCGTTGCATGATGCAGGCCTTGTACTTTATAAGCGGTACATTGCAAAAGGATCAATTTGAACATTACGGTTTGGCTGCTTCCATATATACGCATTTTACTTCACCCATCAGAAG ATACTCTGACATTATTGTACATCGTTTACTGGCTGCTTCTATAGGTGCTGATAGCACTTATGCACAATTGctggataaaaatgccaatgcAGAATTATGTCACAACCTAAACTACCGTCACAAAATGGCTCAATATGCCGGCAGAGCTTCAGTGGCTCTTAATACTCATCTGTTCTTTAAGGGCAAGGTGCAGGATGAGGAGGG TTATGTTCTATTTGTGCGCAAAAATGCTTTACAAGTTCTTATACCCAAATTTGGTTTGGAAGGCACCATATTCTTGAATGCTTTAAAAGAGGACCAGAAGAAATCCCCAAATGGTGTTGTCTTTACATTTAATGAAGAG GATTATACTCAACGTTGTGGTGATGTTGTTTTCCATGCTTTTGATCCTGTTACCGTTCGTTTGAGTTTAGACTCGTCCAATGTTCAACATGAAAAATTAGTGTTTCAATTGGTAAAACCTTACATCAAAGGTTTTAGTGTTGAAGAGAATACGAATGATGACAAGAATACTTTAGTCGATGTCGAGATGGCAACTGCAGCTCCTCcgcaaaagaaaatgaaaaaatcaaaacaaaataagaaTAAATAA
- the LOC106089947 gene encoding protein AF-9 produces the protein MMAVKVEFVIGHTSRLRSKKTVEGFTHDWELYVKGSQQGDISAFVEKIVFVLHDSFPKPKRVCKDPPYQIQESGYAGFTVLVEIFFRNRDEPKRVLYQYDLFLQQTGPPTHSFEVKKHIFENPSEEFRQKLLRGGGVPVSGVVSSNPMQNSSVPTVTNLPGEMHKSMSAEKKHKNRPPDESKLDAFADLFGPPITKASSSKAASGATGTVAVGSSYALGANTKHSPENKVSQQASNAGISLPSTAKEKSKDKEKSTSERSKERSERKEKHHKQSGTSPHKDGRSDSKKSEGKHDKRDKGEEKSKKDKNRDKDRDRDREKTSSSTGSNVNLANSNNKKPSSPKVPRELSPQKSGPVMAAATTATAASSNNLNATARPSSSQSGKLDDIKPSSKSSKDSSSKESKTKESSSSSSGKKSKKEKKDKDKDKDKEKDKDKDKERRHEEKEKQKVSESSSKIIAPPKDEQKQVQPTNNGNSNSIANAPAPVADNKHSKNNINPALQQDVSKKLEKSTKPEVGKIAEKTAGNITALTTSLAPTSIPAAPATNDKKVSSSTVSSTSAPPPEKDKRSHKHKKKEKNKDKDKDRERDKDRDKDKDKDREKDKEKDNKRDKEVKEKVVEEKNLENFSAPNPLQQLNLSSSSGSISLATVPVNSPRINSAEDSTGINTTPSSTTSSTTTSSSSSKSSKNKEKKSKDKSSKEDKLKHKSNDAEASSESKAKQAKLSSSNSSSNSSNTPNANSITANSSNSAFPPPPIAPTAPNVTSTNSTHFDLSDNDSASSAPMEPPAAGIATTTAIPASNQAANSNASKPPQIITHSDSSNSSFPDLSITKTQKPTSQEPAKPVNPTPPPVKDAPSKFSSKSSKEKISSDKPSKNDEEKEKKRRRNSQAANTFIEPPLKQMKKETKSVREKSKSPSLRNTGSRASISEATSTFLQPGASPSSTAAAAPLPPPSLVAPSAAHSPALSATEAVGNATSATANASTTNSLASHPLPSDYLSELQELHHKIMTLQDNEDLQHVVEMIAATGCYEITTKTFDFDLCKLDRGTVQRLQEFFASSVS, from the exons ATGATGGCGGTTAAAGTGGAATTCGTAATAGGCCATACCTCTAGGCTGAGGAGTAAGAAGACCGTTGAAGGCTTTACTCATGATTGGGAGCTGTACGTCAAGGGTAGTCAACAGGGCGACATTAGTGCTTTCGTTGAGAAAATAGTTTTTGTCTTGCACGATTCATTCCCAAAACCCAAAAGAG TGTGCAAAGATCCACCATATCAAATTCAAGAGTCTGGTTATGCAGGTTTTACAGTCTTAGTAGAGATCTTCTTTCGCAACCGGGATGAGCCGAAAAGGGTATTATATCAATATGATTTGTTTCTACAACAAACTGGTCCGCCCACGCATTCTTTTGAGgtgaaaaaacacattttcgaaaatccatcgGAGGAATTTCGCCAGAAACTTTTAAGAGGTGGCGGCGTTCCGGTTTCCGGAGTAGTTTCGTCGAATCCAATGCAGAATAGCTCAGTACCGACGGTAACAAATCTCCCTGGGGAAATGCACAAAAGTATGTCTGCTGAAAAGAAACACAAGAATCGGCCTCCCGATGAATCGAAACTGGATGCGTTCGCTGACCTCTTTGGTCCCCCCATAACAAAAGCGTCATCCAGTAAAGCAGCAAGTGGTGCAACAGGTACGGTAGCTGTGGGCAGTTCATATGCTTTGGGAGCCAACACGAAGCATTCGCCAGAGAATAAAGTTTCACAGCAAGCTTCGAACGCTGGCATTAGTTTACCCTCCACTGCTAAAGAAAAATCGAAAGATAAAGAGAAATCAACTTCAGAAAGATCTAAAGAGCGTTCCGAAAGAAAGGAGAAACATCACAAACAATCTGGAACAAGTCCTCACAAAGATGGCCGAAGTGATTCGAAGAAATCCGAGGGTAAGCATGATAAAAGGGATAAAGGCGAAGAAAAATCAAAGAAGGATAAAAATCGTGACAAAGATCGGGATCGTGATAGAGAaaaaacatcatcatcaacaggGAGCAATGTAAACCTTGCAAATAGCAATAACAAGAAACCTTCAAGTCCCAAGGTTCCCAGGGAACTTAGTCCTCAAAAATCTGGGCCTGTGatggcagcagcaacaactgCCACTGCAGCATCTTCAAATAATTTAAATGCAACGGCTCGTCCATCATCTTCGCAAAGTGGAAAGTTGGACGATATTAAACCATCATCCAAATCTTCTAAAGATTCATCCTCCAAAGAGTCGAAAACAAAAGAATCCTCTTCTTCGTCAAGTGGCAAGAAgtcgaaaaaggaaaaaaaagacaaggataaagataaagataaagagaAGGACAAAGACAAAGACAAGGAGCGACGGCACGaagaaaaagagaaacaaaaggtTTCGGAATCATCCTCCAAAATAATCGCTCCACCAAAAGATGAGCAAAAGCAAGTGCAACCCACAAACAATGGAAACTCAAATTCCATTGCCAATGCACCAGCCCCAGTAGCTGACAACAAACAttcaaaaaataacataaacCCAGCCTTACAACAGGATGTGTCAAAGAAGCTTGAGAAGTCGACAAAGCCAGAAGTTGGGAAGATTGCGGAAAAGACTGCGGGAAATATCACAGCGTTGACGACTTCATTGGCGCCTACAAGCATTCCTGCAGCGCCGGCAACAAATGATAAAAAGGTATCTTCTAGCACTGTTTCTTCAACGTCAGCTCCGCCACCTGAGAAAGACAAGCGGTCGCATAAGCataaaaagaaggaaaaaaacaaGGACAAGGATAAAGATCGCGAAAGAGACAAGGATCGTGATAAAGATAAAGACAAAGATCGAGAAAAGGACAAAGAGAAGGATAACAAGAGGGATAAGGAAGTAAAAGAGAAGGTGGTGGAGGAGAAGAATTTGGAAAACTTTTCAGCCCCAAATCCACTGCAGCAATTGAATCTCTCATCATCGTCAGGCAGCATATCGCTAGCAACAGTGCCCGTCAATAGTCCTCGTATCAACAGTGCCGAAGATTCAACTGGTATCAATACCACACCTTCTTCAACAACTTCTTCGACTACAACAAGCAGCTCGTCATCGAAATCATCCaaaaataaagagaaaaaatcCAAAGATAAGTCATCAAAAGAGGACAAACTGAAACACAAATCGAATGATGCCGAAGCATCGTCCGAAAGCAAAGCCAAACAAGCTAAGTTGTCATCTTCCAACTCAAGCAGCAACAGCAGTAACACCCCCAATGCCAACAGCATAACGGCAAATTCTTCAAATTCAGCTTTTCctccgcctcccattgcaccaaCAGCGCCAAATGTGACTTCGACAAATAGTACACATTTTGACCTAAGCGATAATGACAGTGCATCGTCTGCACCAATGGAACCGCCAGCAGCTGGAATCGCCACAACAACCGCAATACCTGCCTCCAATCAAGCAGCAAACAGCAATGCGTCAAAGCCACCACAAATCATCACCCATTCTGACAGCTCAAACAGCAGTTTTCCGGATTTAAGCATAACCAAAACACAAAAGCCAACATCACAAGAACCAGCAAAGCCTGTAAATCCCACACCACCCCCTGTGAAAGATGCTCCCTCGAAGTTCAGCAGTAAGTCTTCTAAGGAGAAGATCTCATCGGATAAACCATCCAAAAACGAcgaagaaaaggaaaaaaagcgTCGACGAAATTCTCAAGCAGCCAATACTTTTATAGAACCGCCGctgaaacaaatgaaaaaagaaacaaaatcggtgCGCGAAAAATCCAAATCACCTTCCCTTCGCAATACGGGCAGCAGGGCAAGCATCTCTGAAGCCACATCAACATTTTTACAGCCTGGAGCATCGCCTTCTAGCACGGCGGCGGCAGCACCACTTCCACCTCCTTCGTTGGTGGCACCCTCGGCTGCCCACTCTCCTGCCTTAAGTGCGACTGAGGCGGTGGGTAATGCGACTAGTGCCACTGCCAATGCATCCACTACCAATTCACTGGCATCACATCCATTGCCCTCAGATTATCTAAGTGAGCTGCAGGAGTTACATCACAAAATAATGACATTGCAAGACAATGAAGATCTGCAGCACGTTGTTGAAATGATAGCTGCAACTGGTTGTTatgaaattacaacaaaaacatttgatttcgATTTGTGCAAATTGGATAGGGGCACAGTTCAACGATTACAGGAATTTTTTGCCTCATCGGTATCGTGA